ATAGCCATCTGAAGCCTAAACGACGAATTTCAGTATCGAGGCACTGCTGAATGAATTTAGCTATCAGCATATGCCGAAACGTTGGTGGCGTCATTTCGACCAGTGCTCCATCCACCAGTTCGTAGCGGGCGGCAGTACCGTCGTCATCGGCGACATAGTCTTCAAAGCTGATCCCGGCTGTGGTGGTTGACGGTGTCATCACACCCCCTCCAGAGAAACGGTCTACGATACTAAGGTGCTGTAATCCTTTCCAACTCCCCCGAACGACTTCGAGTCGCGCCCCTAACGGCTGCTCTGAGGGCTTAGGGGCAGATCGACTGGGGCAATGACCTGGGCCTTGACTTGCGATCGCAACAGCAGTCGCACCAGCCGCAGGGCCTGATGCCGATAGAGGGGCATGGGAAACACCCCAGGCAACTGCGTCATAAACTGGCGGGCCAGGGCCAAGTCACAGCCAGAGATCAGGGCCAATTCATTGGCACCCTGGAACCGAGCGTCGGCCGTTTGCACCCCATCGATGCGGACGCGCCACCACTTAATCGCCATTTGCCCCTGCTCGATGCGACGCAGCCCTCGAATCGTCGACAGCACCACCAATCGATCACCTATCTGTAGCCGCAGATCTTCCATGGGCATAATTGCCGGAGCGGCATGACCCACCCGTTGATACCAGAGCGGCACGACCCCATAGCCATAGGCCACCTCCGAGAGCAATAGCCCCTGCAGGGTATCCTCTAGGATAATCTCATACTGGGTCACCAACACCGTCTGATGATACAGCCGAAATAGACCCACCACATTTTCGCCAAAGGCCGCCCCAGCGAAGGCTTCTGCCGATAACGCCGACGAACACAGCACCTGGGCGTAGGGAAACAAGCGGGCTACCTTATCGCTAAAGAGCTGGTCATAGGTGCGGATAATCAGGCGACAACGAGGATTGGTGCGATAGGCCATTAAGCCCATCTCCAGATTCAGCATCTCATCCTCACTCACCGCCACCACACTCTTGGCCGTTTCGATGTTGGCCTTGTCTAGCAGCTGGTTCAGTTCCCCCACAATCAGCGGTAGCTGAGGTAAGGACTCGCCATTGGCCGCCTGCCGAGTGATGCCCACCACTACCTGCTGTAACTCCTGTAAGAGACTGACCACCCGTCGTCCCACTCGTCCCAGGGCAATGACCACCACATGGTTCTCCTGGGGAATAGGTGGACGCCGGGTCAGGAATTCAAACTGGAGGGTCAGTAATTTCTCCGTCAGCAGAGCATAGAGGACACCGATTAATGCCGTGCCGGCCAGGGTCATGAGCAAGCTAAACCCGGGCAACCACCAGGGCAAGGGCTTCTCTAGGGCGAATTGACTGAAGAGTTCGGTGTAGCCTCCCAACAACAGCCCGGCGGTGGCATAGAAAGCATCCATCAGGGTCGGTGACACTCCGGTTGCCAGCATCAATATCGTGCTGAGGATGCAGAGGCCAACCACGGTAATGCCACACAGCAGCGCCACCCGCCGAATCTGCTCCCGGTAACTGACCTGCCAAAACTGGACTAGGGCTCGCTTAATGTCGGGCCAGCCCCGAAACTGTTGCAGGGCTTGGCCTAGTTCTCTCCAGGTCCAACAGTAGTGGCGGCGCTGCCGGGAGGGGGTGGTTGAGGAGTCTATGGTTGCTTCCACGGTGACCACCTCATCGCCTTCGCGAACGGTGGTATTGGGCAGCCAGGTATAAAACTGCTCAGAAGGGCTGTGAAAATGGGTGCTTTCCGGCATCGGCCGGTTGGCCGGGATGTGGCGCAACACTTGTCGGTGCCGACTCTCGAGTTCATACAGACACCGGCGATTGCGCCAGGGATGATGGCGATGCACGATTTGCTTGCGGACTCGAAAGTGGACTTGCCCCACCTGAAAAAACCCGATTAACTCATCGCTATAGGCGGACAAGGCAAAGGCTGGAGCCGCCAATTGGGTGGGCTCAAAGGCGACGAAGTTAGTCAGCTGCAGTCCCAGCAGGTCGTTGAGGTTCTGTTTGTCTGAACGCACCACCAACCGCACGGTGGGATTTAGCACCCGGGCGGTGAGGGCCGCCTCTAGGTTGACCCGTTCGTTTTCGGTCACCAGCAGCACGGCTCGACAGTGGCTGACTCCGGCTTTTTCTAGGATCTCACTGTGGCAACAGTCACCAATTAATAATTGCTCTAATAGGTCGGGGAGATGGGGAACTTCCCATTGCTGGGGCGGATTGATATCCACGGCGCTGACCACGACTCCAAAGGTCTTGAGGTGAGCAACACAATGCTGCCCAAGACTACCCAGACCGCAGACGAGGAAGCGATCGGGTTGACCACTGAAGGATGACCAGGAAGATGTAGCAGGGGGCATAGATCGGGTGAGTGCCTAGGGCCTATTTTATGGGAGAGTCAAGGGCGGGCAGATGACGAGGTAATGGGTCCCCCATGGGCATGGTGGACACGATACCCAGTGGACTGATCCCGATCTACTTCACGGTGTTCCTAGCCAATTCCGGCATGGGGGGTGTTGTCAAGATCGAGGTTCGGTATACTAAATCCTTGGCATTTTAGCGGGATATCGCCTTGAATTGGCTTGCCTGGATTCCCCTATGCGATCGCACCTTGCGTGATTGGGCTACCGAAGCCCGTTTACTGCGATGGCTCACCCTGATCTGGTTAGTGATCGGATTAATTACTCTATTTTCGGCCTCCTACCCGGTGGCCCTAGCCGAACAGGGCAATGGATTGCAATACATTCAGGTGCAATTACTCTGGGTATTTTTGGGGCTGTTGCTATTCAAAGCCGTGGTCCATACCTCCCTAGATCGGTTGCTGCGGCTCTCAGGCATCGCCCTGCTGTTGATCTTAGGGCTCATTCTGTTAACCCTGACCTCGGCCTTGGGCGTCACCGTCAATGGCGCTACCCGTTGGCTCCCCCTCGGCCCCTTTCTCCTACAACCGTCAGAATTAATCAAACCCCTACTGATTCTGCAGGCAGCCCGGCTATTTGGTCAGTGGCATCAGTTGGGCTGGCTGACGCGCCTGCTGTGGTTGAGCATTTTCGGGGCGGTGCTAGGGACCATCTTGCTACAACCCAATCTCAGCACCGCAGCTATTTGCGGCGTGTTGCTCTGGTCCATCGCCCTGGCGGCAGGGTTGCCCTATCGATATCTGGGACTGACGGCCCTGGGCGGTGTCGGCGTGGCTACCATCAGCCTGCTGCAGAATCCCTACCAGCGCCAGCGGATCACGGCATTTCTTGATCCCTGGGCCGATCCTACCGGCAGCGGCTACCAACTGATTCAAAGCTTATTGACCATTGGCTCCGGGGGGCTGTGGGGTCAGGGCTATGGCATGTCGCAGCAGAAATTGAGTTACTTGCCGATTCAATACACTGACTTTATTTTCTCGGTGTATGCCGAAGAATTTGGCCTCATCGGCAGTTTGGTCTTGTTGCTGCTGCTGGCCACCTATGCCTCTGTGGCATTACTGGTGGCCTATCGCGCTCGCCATGCCCTGCATCGGTTAGTCGCAGTCGGGGCCATGGTGCTACTGGTGGGGCAGTCCTTGATGAATATGGGGGTGGCGACCGGCTTATTGCCAACCACGGGGCTTCCCTTTCCCTTGTTTAGCTATGGCGGCAGTTCTATGATTTCGAGCCTGGTGACGGCGGCGTTGCTGGTGCGGGTAGGGCGGGAGATTCATGGAGCCGATGTCACGCTGCTACCCACAGCCCCAGCGCCGCCAGCGCCGTCTAAGGTGACTTTCCTACGGCGACGGTCTTGACCTTGGGGGCAGCCCGCTTCGATAGAATTGGGAAGGTAATCGTTAGCTGGCGTGTGATGCTGGAGACGCTTCAGACCGATCTATATTCCCTCAGCCTCTGGGCTGATCACCAAGTCGCTGAGCAGTTGGCCCATGTCTCTGGCCTCAGCCTAGGGATCTTGCTCTTGGCTGGATTACTGACCAGCCTATCCCCCTGTATGTTGTCGATGCTGCCAATCATGGTGGGCTACATGGGGGGCTATGACGCTAAGCATCGGGGGCAGGCCCTGTTGCAGGCCTCAGGCTTTGCCCTAGGGTTGGCGAC
This portion of the Halomicronema hongdechloris C2206 genome encodes:
- a CDS encoding potassium channel family protein yields the protein MPPATSSWSSFSGQPDRFLVCGLGSLGQHCVAHLKTFGVVVSAVDINPPQQWEVPHLPDLLEQLLIGDCCHSEILEKAGVSHCRAVLLVTENERVNLEAALTARVLNPTVRLVVRSDKQNLNDLLGLQLTNFVAFEPTQLAAPAFALSAYSDELIGFFQVGQVHFRVRKQIVHRHHPWRNRRCLYELESRHRQVLRHIPANRPMPESTHFHSPSEQFYTWLPNTTVREGDEVVTVEATIDSSTTPSRQRRHYCWTWRELGQALQQFRGWPDIKRALVQFWQVSYREQIRRVALLCGITVVGLCILSTILMLATGVSPTLMDAFYATAGLLLGGYTELFSQFALEKPLPWWLPGFSLLMTLAGTALIGVLYALLTEKLLTLQFEFLTRRPPIPQENHVVVIALGRVGRRVVSLLQELQQVVVGITRQAANGESLPQLPLIVGELNQLLDKANIETAKSVVAVSEDEMLNLEMGLMAYRTNPRCRLIIRTYDQLFSDKVARLFPYAQVLCSSALSAEAFAGAAFGENVVGLFRLYHQTVLVTQYEIILEDTLQGLLLSEVAYGYGVVPLWYQRVGHAAPAIMPMEDLRLQIGDRLVVLSTIRGLRRIEQGQMAIKWWRVRIDGVQTADARFQGANELALISGCDLALARQFMTQLPGVFPMPLYRHQALRLVRLLLRSQVKAQVIAPVDLPLSPQSSR
- a CDS encoding Uma2 family endonuclease — its product is MTPSTTTAGISFEDYVADDDGTAARYELVDGALVEMTPPTFRHMLIAKFIQQCLDTEIRRLGFRWLCFREAGN
- a CDS encoding FtsW/RodA/SpoVE family cell cycle protein, which encodes MNWLAWIPLCDRTLRDWATEARLLRWLTLIWLVIGLITLFSASYPVALAEQGNGLQYIQVQLLWVFLGLLLFKAVVHTSLDRLLRLSGIALLLILGLILLTLTSALGVTVNGATRWLPLGPFLLQPSELIKPLLILQAARLFGQWHQLGWLTRLLWLSIFGAVLGTILLQPNLSTAAICGVLLWSIALAAGLPYRYLGLTALGGVGVATISLLQNPYQRQRITAFLDPWADPTGSGYQLIQSLLTIGSGGLWGQGYGMSQQKLSYLPIQYTDFIFSVYAEEFGLIGSLVLLLLLATYASVALLVAYRARHALHRLVAVGAMVLLVGQSLMNMGVATGLLPTTGLPFPLFSYGGSSMISSLVTAALLVRVGREIHGADVTLLPTAPAPPAPSKVTFLRRRS